The Populus alba chromosome 6, ASM523922v2, whole genome shotgun sequence genome contains a region encoding:
- the LOC118043757 gene encoding uncharacterized protein: MKASLKFREEQNPLFRAKVPLSIVGLPFQSGIIAGESKELSLNLSTFFESGPSFKFSYRPNDTWNPFSLVIKTGTGPFGSPVSSSMIMSAEFNLLGKGNNNNNLNPSFMLHFKPQFGDFSIKKSQSSSHVSHVTRSIQNGGVSSDDDGSVEVVEPVSPNTTPAVVNGMFYGKRIAVLPPVTASAVAGVFSGLEVAARTKLPVRSRAVVNFRWGVRVPAEIKSGSGESTAGINFRKIPFLVMNKVGIEHVDGGDGRSKKEGTTGKVGMDLGNSDVAEACLGVKRQLEVLQSENGHLKKAVEGLREEISGGKLLIGELNSRKLERNGIKSGSSGYKIERRNNEKKSVEGDINEELKKALKGATSGVSA; the protein is encoded by the coding sequence atgaaagcCTCCCTAAAATTTCGTGAAGAGCAAAACCCTCTTTTTAGAGCCAAAGTGCCACTAAGCATCGTAGGTTTACCATTCCAATCAGGGATTATAGCCGGTGAATCCAAAGAACTTTCTTTAAATCTCTCTACTTTCTTTGAATCAGGCCCCTCCTTCAAATTCTCTTACCGTCCTAATGACACCTGGAACCCCTTCTCTCTCGTTATCAAAACCGGAACCGGCCCTTTCGGTTCTCCGGTCTCAAGCTCCATGATTATGAGTGCTGAATTCAATTTGTTGGGTaaaggtaataataataataatttgaacccTAGCTTCATGCTTCACTTCAAGCCTCAATTTGGGGACTTTTCTATTAAGAAGTCGCAGTCGTCCAGTCATGTCAGTCACGTTACTAGGTCGATTCAGAACGGTGGCGTTTCGTCTGATGATGATGGATCAGTTGAGGTCGTCGAGCCTGTGTCTCCGAATACGACTCCGGCTGTTGTTAATGGCATGTTTTATGGGAAGAGGATTGCGGTTTTGCCTCCTGTGACGGCGAGTGCGGTTGCGGGGGTTTTTTCTGGTCTCGAAGTGGCAGCAAGGACGAAGTTGCCCGTGAGGAGCAGGGCGGTGGTGAATTTCCGGTGGGGAGTTCGGGTCCCGGCTGAGATCAAGAGTGGTAGCGGTGAATCAACGGCTGGGATTAATTTCAGGAAGATACCGTTTCTGGTGATGAACAAGGTTGGGATTGAACACGTGGATGGCGGAGATGGGAGGAGTAAGAAAGAGGGGACCACTGGGAAGGTGGGGATGGACTTGGGGAATTCTGACGTGGCAGAGGCGTGTTTGGGTGTGAAAAGGCAACTAGAGGTACTTCAAAGCGAGAATGGGCATCTGAAGAAAGCTGTGGAGGGATTGAGGGAGGAAATTAGTGGAGGGAAATTGTTAATTGGGGAATTGAATTCTCGGAAACTTGAGAGAAATGGAATTAAAAGTGGGAGTAGCGgttataaaattgaaaggagAAACAATGAGAAGAAATCAGTAGAAGGAGATATTAACGAGGAGTTGAAGAAGGCGTTGAAGGGAGCTACCAGTGGTGTTAgtgcttga
- the LOC118043755 gene encoding delta(12)-fatty-acid desaturase FAD2, which translates to MGAGGRMSAPPSSAKVESDVLKRAPDSKPPFTLGQIKKAIPPHCFQRSVLRSFSYVAHDLIIASIFYYVATNYFHLLPHPLSYVAWPIYWAVQGCVLTGVWVIAHECGHHAFSDYQLLDDIVGLVLHSCLLVPYFSWKHSHRRHHSNTGSLDRDEVFVPKKKSGIRWYSKYLNNPVGRFLTITITLTLGWPLYLAFNVSGRPYDRFACHYDPYGPIYNDRERVEIFISDAGVLAVTYGLYRLAVAEGLGWVLCVYGGPLLVVNAFLVLITYLQHTHPSLPHYDSSEWDWLKGALATVDRDYGILNKVFHNITDTHVAHHLFSTMPHYHAMEATKAIKPILGDYYQFDGTPICKATWREARECIYVHPDDEDDDKQKSKGVFWYRNKLD; encoded by the coding sequence ATGGGTGCTGGTGGTAGAATGTCTGCTCCTCCTTCCTCTGCTAAGGTGGAATCTGATGTTTTGAAGCGAGCTCCTGACTCGAAGCCGCCATTTACACTCGGCCAGATCAAGAAAGCCATCCCACCTCATTGTTTCCAGCGTTCTGTTCTGCGCTCATTCTCTTACGTTGCTCATGACCTGATCATTGCCTCTATCTTCTATTATGTTGCGACCAATTACTTCCACCTCCTTCCTCACCCTCTCTCCTATGTGGCCTGGCCGATTTATTGGGCTGTCCAGGGATGTGTCCTCACCGGCGTTTGGGTTATAGCTCATGAGTGCGGTCATCATGCCTTTAGCGACTATCAATTGCTTGATGACATCGTTGGCCTTGTCCTCCATTCTTGTCTCCTCGTCCCTTATTTTTCATGGAAACATAGCCATCGTCGCCATCATTCCAACACAGGCTCTCTGGATAGGGATGAAGTGTTTGTACCCAAGAAGAAATCTGGTATCCGTTGGTACTCCAAATACCTTAACAACCCAGTAGGTCGTTTCCTCACCATTACCATCACTCTTACTCTTGGCTGGCCACTTTACCTTGCATTCAATGTTTCAGGCAGACCTTATGATAGGTTTGCTTGCCACTACGATCCATATGGCCCTATCTACAATGATCGTGAGCGTGTGGAGATATTTATATCTGATGCTGGTGTTCTTGCTGTCACTTATGGGCTCTACCGCCTTGCAGTCGCAGAGGGACTTGGTTGGGTTCTTTGTGTTTATGGAGGGCCATTACTTGTGGTGAATGCATTCCTTGTTCTGATCACATATCTGCAGCATACCCATCCTTCATTGCCGCATTACGATTCATCTGAGTGGGACTGGTTAAAAGGGGCTCTAGCAACTGTTGATAGAGATTATGGAATCTTGAACAAGGTCTTCCATAACATCACAGACACTCATGTAGCTCACCATCTGTTCTCAACGATGCCACACTACCATGCTATGGAGGCAACGAAGGCAATCAAACCAATTTTGGGAGATTACTACCAATTTGACGGAACTCCAATCTGTAAGGCAACGTGGAGAGAGGCCAGGGAGTGCATTTATGTACATCCAGACGACGAGGATGACGATAAACAGAAGAGCAAAGGTGTCTTTTGGTACAGAAATAAACTGGATTGA
- the LOC118043896 gene encoding VQ motif-containing protein 17, whose translation MEDLMMRKRPAFMPGSITPASPLTMHRDSHTIDKVKPKIRIIHIFAPEIIKTDVANFRELVQRLTGKPAVQKGGCKKKARSARTQDQPRNCSSSSNYLCDNKPVMTKKVEQRSGFGSTLGSRERVKEEEEIWNGPNSGGFLGGFTDLDGFIQELGEFPLLPMDANHMQGFGETQLA comes from the coding sequence ATGGAGGATCTTATGATGAGGAAACGACCAGCCTTTATGCCTGGTTCAATCACTCCTGCATCACCACTAACCATGCATAGAGATTCACACACAATAGACAAAGTAAAGCCAAAGATACGCATAATTCACATCTTTGCTCCTGAAATCATCAAGACGGATGTTGCAAACTTCAGAGAGTTGGTGCAAAGACTTACGGGGAAACCAGCTGTTCAAAAGGGGGGTTGCAAGAAGAAAGCAAGAAGCGCAAGAACACAGGATCAACCAAGAaactgcagcagcagcagcaactacTTGTGTGACAACAAGCCTGTTATGACCAAGAAAGTTGAGCAAAGGAGCGGGTTTGGGAGTACTTTGGGGTCTAGAGAAAGAGttaaagaggaagaagaaatatggaatgGTCCAAATTCAGGTGGGTTCTTAGGTGGATTTACAGATTTGGATGGTTTTATTCAAGAGCTTGGTGAATTTCCATTGCTGCCAATGGATGCTAATCACATGCAAGGGTTCGGGGAGACTCAACTTGCCTAA
- the LOC118043895 gene encoding probable plastid-lipid-associated protein 13, chloroplastic: MASSSSSSSSSLIQGGSLPSFSAIRSRHSSSAHSFLCLTKLPDNSLRSSGYRRIACTAMVQQAVHGAPAIYAKEMERLSAKESLLLAFKDSGGFEALVTGKTTDMQRVDVNERINGLERLNPTPRPTTSPFLEGRWSFEWFGAGSPGLFAARFISERFPKTFADLSKMDMVIKDGNAKVTANMKLLYSIESKFILLSKLTVEGPLRMKEEYVEGILETPTIIEETVPEQLKGAFGQAVHTVQQLPVPIRDSFSSGLKIPLTSTFQRLFMISYLDDEILIVRDAAGAPEVLTRLDAPASPMAEPTAEYES, encoded by the exons ATGGCTTCTTCTTCATCgtcgtcatcatcatctttaATCCAAGGAGGCTCACTTCCTTCATTCTCTGCAATTCGCTCACGCCATTCATCTTCGGCACATTCTTTTCTATGTTTGACCAAGTTACCAGATAATAGCCTGAGGAGCTCAGGCTACCGGCGAATCGCCTGCACCGCTATGGTACAACAGGCTGTACATGGGGCTCCAGCTATTTATGCTAAGGAAATGGAGAGACTCTCTGCTAAAGAATCTCTGCTTCTCGCT TTCAAAGATTCTGGCGGTTTTGAAGCTCTGGTGACTGGAAAGACAACAGATATGCAGCGGGTTGATGTGAATGAAAGGATAAATGGTCTTGAGCGGCTCAATCCAACTCCACGACCAACTAC GTCACCATTTTTGGAAGGTAGATGGAGTTTTGAGTGGTTTGGAGCTGGAAGCCCTGGATTATTTGCTGCCAGATTTATATCCGA GAGATTTCCTAAAACTTTCGCTGATTTGTCTAAAATGGACATGGTGATTAAGGATGGAAATGCAAAGGTTACAGCAAATATGAAACTATTATACTCG ATAGAAAGCAAATTCATTCTGCTCTCCAAGTTAACTGTGGAGGGACCTCTTAGAATGAAAGAGGAATATGTTGAAGGGATTCTTGAGACACCAACCATCATTGAAGAAACAGTACCAGAACAGCTAAAAGGTGCATTTGGTCAGGCGGTTCACACAGTGCAACAACTTCCTGTTCCTATTAGGGATTCCTTTTCTAGCGGGCTGAAAATTCCTCTAA CCAGTACTTTCCAGAGACTCTTCATGATTTCGTATCTTGATGATGAAATACTT ATAGTAAGGGATGCTGCTGGAGCACCTGAAGTTCTTACAAGGCTGGATGCACCAGCCTCTCCAATGGCAGAACCAACTGCAGAGTATGAGAGCTAG